The following proteins are encoded in a genomic region of Phycodurus eques isolate BA_2022a chromosome 11, UOR_Pequ_1.1, whole genome shotgun sequence:
- the gpr75 gene encoding probable G-protein coupled receptor 75: MMNGTEMPSELEDVPRQVNINGTQTSHSPPVWAVVHTATLTFCSLLIVFIFCLGSYGNLVVFLSFFDPAFRKFRTNFDFMILNLSFCDLFICCVTAPMFALVLYLDAGGVDGVSKSFCFAFHLTSSGFIIMSLETVAVIALHRLRMVLGQQPNRTASFPCTLALTALLWTSSFTVAALLNMRAYPRRDGPCLPHFGLGGGRTRLVLYAYLADFAFCVAVVSVSYLMIAQTLRKNAQVRKCPIITVAANCTPPPAPLAPTGFEVVPCSAEGPLYRNQMYNRLQNVQTHSYANRTKQPVVPGAAQGATCCQLVSTVNLATTKDSKAVVTCVVIVFSVLLCCLPMGISLAQDVLSPESSFAHYQFELCGFVLIFLKSGINPFVYSRNSAGLRRRVLCCMHWAALGLLCCQHKTRLHAMGKGSLEVNRNKSSHHETNSAYMLSPKAQRRLVDQACGPSQSRECAASPRAARRPRPASTSTPINTRIEPYYSIYNSSPSAGPSTPTSLQPASSQTFAFAKSYVAMHYHTHQDTLQDFESTSVQQIPIPSV; this comes from the coding sequence ATGATGAACGGCACAGAGATGCCATCAGAGCTGGAGGATGTACCCAGGCAGGTGAACATCAATGGCACCCAGACGTCACACAGCCCCCCAGTTTGGGCAGTTGTCCACACGGCCACCTTGACCTTTTGCTCCCTTCTCATCGTCTTCATCTTCTGCTTGGGCTCGTATGGGAACCTCGTGGTGTTCCTGTCCTTCTTCGATCCGGCCTTCCGCAAGTTCCGCACCAACTTTGACTTCATGATCCTCAACTTGTCCTTCTgtgatttgtttatttgctgTGTGACGGCCCCCATGTTTGCGTTGGTGCTTTACCTGGATGCGGGTGGCGTGGATGGCGTGTCCAAGAGCTTTTGCTTCGCCTTCCACCTCACCAGCTCGGGCTTCATCATCATGTCATTGGAGACGGTGGCGGTCATCGCCCTGCACCGCCTGCGCATGGTCCTGGGCCAGCAGCCAAACCGCACCGCCTCGTTCCCCTGCACGCTGGCCCTCACCGCCCTTCTGTGGACGTCCAGCTTCACCGTGGCGGCCCTCCTTAACATGCGGGCGTACCCACGCAGGGATGGACCCTGCTTGCCCCACTTTGGTCTAGGAGGGGGGCGGACCAGGTTGGTGCTGTACGCGTACCTTGCTGACTTTGCTTTTTGCGTGGCTGTGGTGTCCGTGTCTTATCTGATGATCGCCCAGACCCTGAGGAAGAACGCGCAAGTGAGGAAGTGTCCCATTATTACCGTGGCGGCCAACTGCACCCCACCCCCAGCACCTCTGGCACCCACGGGCTTTGAGGTGGTGCCGTGTAGTGCTGAGGGCCCCTTGTACCGTAATCAGATGTATAACAGATTACAGAATGTTCAGACGCACTCTTACGCCAACAGGACCAAGCAACCGGTGGTCCCGGGGGCAGCCCAAGGAGCCACCTGTTGCCAGCTGGTCTCCACGGTCAACTTGGccaccaccaaggactccaaagCTGTCGTCACCTGTGTCGTCATCGTGTTCTCAGTGCTGCTTTGCTGCCTGCCAATGGGGATCTCCTTGGCGCAAGACGTTCTGTCGCCAGAGAGCAGCTTTGCACATTACCAGTTTGAACTGTGCGGGTTTGTCCTCATCTTCCTCAAGTCGGGCATCAATCCCTTTGTGTACTCGCGTAACAGTGCTGGCCTGCGCCGCCGTGTGCTCTGCTGTATGCACTGGGCCGCATTGGGACTGCTGTGCTGCCAGCACAAGACTCGCTTGCACGCCATGGGAAAGGGCAGCCTGGAAGTCAACCGGAATAAATCCTCACACCACGAGACCAACTCGGCGTACATGCTCTCACCCAAGGCTCAGAGGAGGCTGGTGGACCAGGCGTGCGGGCCGAGTCAGTCCAGAGAGTGCGCCGCGAGTCCCAGGGCCGCACGGAGGCCTCGCCCTGCCAGTACATCCACGCCCATCAACACACGCATTGAGCCCTACTACAGTATTTACAACAGCAGTCCCTCTGCTGGACCCAGCACGCCCACCAGCCTCCAGCCTGCCAGCTCGCAGACGTTCGCCTTTGCCAAGTCCTATGTGGCCATGCACTACCACACTCACCAGGACACTCTGCAGGACTTTGAGAGCACCTCAGTGCAACAGATCCCCATCCCCTCTGTCTGA
- the erlec1 gene encoding endoplasmic reticulum lectin 1, translating to MMAGFVLVMAGGFLELCGGVSANGNGQPSFTDEIPFKITWPGPEFTLPTSGSLYKDDNFVIMTTLEKEKYKCLLPSLTSGEEDDDKEYSGPSPSELLEPLFKRSSCSYRIESYWTYEVCHGKHVRQYHEEKETAQKIGVQEYFLGNLARKRKSTQMANVEETKRTQSAPETEVLSKNIEGQLTPYYSLEMGNGTPCVLKQNEPRSTSVLYVCHPEAKHEILSIAEVTTCEYEVVVLTPLLCAHPKYRFKSSPVNAIFCQALAGSPLRPWRLAQLDKEQEEQRKPSFSTTAEHREADSPTREEAFTSSQKSVGGQGAGGTTHISRLTDEQLVKEFLSGSYCLHGGVGWWKYEFCYGKHVHQYHEDKEQAKNIVVVGSWNAEEHIEWSKRNVARYYQLKDSGVQKVKLVSHFYGHGDLCDLTGNPRQVIVKLKCKESDSPHAVTVYMLEPQTCQYVLGVESSVICRILDSADEHGLLSYSS from the exons ATGATGGCCGGCTTTGTGTTGGTGATGGCCGGCGGGTTCCTGGAGCTCTGCGGCGGCGTCTCTGCAAACGGGAACGGTCAGCCCTCCTTCACTGATGAAATTCCGTTTAAAATCACCTGGCCCGGGCCTGAATTCACACTG cccacttcggGCTCACTTTACAAGGACGACAACTTCGTCATCATGACCACTTTAGAGAAGGAGAAGTACAAATGCCTCCTGCCTTCGCTCACATCTGGAGAAGAG GACGATGACAAGGAGTACAGCGGGCCAAGTCCGTCTGAACTTCTGGAGCCTCTGTTCAAACGAAGCAGCTGCTCATACAGA ATTGAATCTTACTGGACCTATGAAGTATGTCACGGAAAACATGTAAGACAGTATCATGAAGAGAAGGAGACTGCTCAG AAAATAGGTGTCCAAGAGTACTTCTTGGGAAATTTAGCAAGGAAGAGAAAAAGTACACAAATGG CTAATGTTGAAGAGACAAAAAGGACTCAGTCAGCACCCGAAACTGAA GTGCTGTCTAAGAACATAGAAGGTCAGCTGACGCCATATTACTCACTGGAGATGGGAAACGGGACACCTTGTGTGCTGAAGCAGAACGAGCCGCGCTCCACGTCCGTGCTGTACGTGTGTCACCCAGAGGCCAAACATGAGATCCTGTCGATCGCTGAGGTCACTACCTGCGAGTATGAGGTGGTGGTGCTGACccccttgctttgtgcacaccCAAAATACAG GTTCAAGTCGTCCCCAGTTAACGCCATCTTCTGCCAGGCACTGGCTGGTTCGCCGCTGCGGCCTTGGCGACTCGCCCAGCTGGATAAGGAGCAAGAGGAGCAGCGCAAGCCTTCTTTCAGCACCACCGCTGAGCACAGAGAG GCGGATTCACCAACAAGAGAGGAGGCCTTCACTTCCTCACAAAAATCCGTGGGCGGGCAGGGGGCTGGGGGCACCACTCACATATCCCGCCTGACAGACGAGCAGCTTGTCAAGGAGTTCCTTAGCGGCTCCTACTGTTTACACGGG GGGGTTGGATGGTGGAAATACGAATTCTGTTATGGAAAACATGTCCATCAGTACCATGAG GATAAGGAGCAAGCGAAGAACATTGTGGTGGTTGGAAGCTGGAATGCCGAGGAACACATTGAGTGGTCCAAGAGGAACGTGGCTCGATATTACCAGCTAAAAGACAGTGGAGTGCAAAAAGTCAA GCTGGTCTCCCATTTCTATGGCCATGGCGACCTGTGCGATCTGACAGGAAATCCCCGCCAAGTTATTGTCAAATTAAA ATGTAAAGAGTCAGACTCTCCCCATGCAGTCACTGTCTATATGCTGGAGCCTCAGACTTGCCAATACGTCCTTGGG GTTGAATCTTCAGTCATATGCAGGATTCTTGACTCAGCAGATGAACACGGACTTCTGTCCTACTCCAGCTGA